A genomic stretch from Arthrobacter sp. KBS0702 includes:
- the hemW gene encoding radical SAM family heme chaperone HemW, whose amino-acid sequence MPSALPLGDPAPSDGLLPGQALEGAADRAFGLYVHIPFCAVRCGYCDFNTYTATELGGGASQDAYAGTAVAEIGFAGGVLKASGLPDRRLSTVFFGGGTPTLLPAGDLARILAAAIETWGLEPGAEVTTEANPDSVTPESLQLLADAGFTRVSFGMQSAVPHVLKVLDRTHTPSRVPQVVQWAREAGLAVSLDLIYGTPGESLEDWRFSLETALSYGPDHISAYALIVEDGTKLAAQIRRGEVPGIDDDDHAAKYELADELISAAGLGWYEVSNWARTPGQACRHNLAYWRGDDWWGVGPGAHSHVGGVRWWNVKHPTAYAARLGSGVSPAAGRETLDSETRNVERVMLEARLVTGLEIPGLGGLGDTGRHAVAGLIADGLVDPVQAFKGRLMLTLKGRLLADAVVRRILPD is encoded by the coding sequence ATGCCAAGCGCGCTTCCCCTCGGTGACCCCGCGCCGTCGGACGGGCTCCTGCCCGGCCAGGCGCTGGAGGGCGCCGCGGACCGGGCCTTCGGGCTCTATGTGCACATTCCGTTCTGCGCCGTGCGCTGCGGCTACTGCGACTTCAACACCTATACCGCCACGGAGCTCGGCGGCGGCGCCTCGCAGGACGCCTACGCCGGCACCGCCGTCGCCGAAATCGGTTTTGCCGGCGGCGTCCTGAAGGCATCCGGGCTGCCGGATCGCCGGCTCAGCACGGTGTTCTTTGGCGGCGGCACGCCGACGCTCCTGCCGGCCGGGGACCTGGCCCGCATCCTGGCTGCCGCGATCGAAACCTGGGGCCTGGAACCCGGTGCCGAGGTGACCACCGAAGCCAACCCGGACTCGGTCACGCCCGAGTCCCTGCAGTTGCTCGCCGACGCCGGCTTCACCCGCGTCTCGTTCGGTATGCAATCCGCCGTGCCACACGTCCTGAAGGTGCTGGACCGCACCCACACACCCAGCCGCGTGCCGCAGGTGGTCCAGTGGGCCCGTGAGGCCGGCCTCGCGGTCAGCCTGGACCTGATCTACGGCACGCCCGGTGAATCACTGGAGGACTGGCGTTTCTCCCTGGAGACGGCCCTGTCCTATGGTCCGGACCACATCAGCGCCTATGCGCTGATCGTTGAGGACGGCACCAAACTCGCCGCCCAGATCCGCCGCGGCGAGGTCCCGGGGATCGACGACGACGACCACGCCGCCAAGTACGAGCTTGCCGACGAACTGATCTCCGCTGCCGGTCTGGGCTGGTACGAGGTCAGCAACTGGGCGCGCACTCCCGGGCAGGCCTGCCGGCACAACCTGGCCTACTGGCGGGGGGACGACTGGTGGGGCGTCGGACCCGGTGCGCATTCGCATGTCGGCGGGGTGCGTTGGTGGAACGTCAAGCATCCCACCGCCTACGCCGCACGCCTGGGATCAGGGGTGTCGCCCGCCGCCGGCCGGGAAACCCTGGATTCGGAGACCCGCAACGTGGAGCGCGTGATGCTCGAGGCGCGGCTGGTTACGGGGTTGGAGATCCCGGGCCTGGGCGGTCTGGGGGATACCGGGCGGCACGCCGTGGCCGGGCTGATTGCCGACGGGCTG
- the lepA gene encoding translation elongation factor 4: MSPMARTAPVPAATDPALIRNFCIIAHIDHGKSTLADRMLQYTGVVQSRDMKAQYLDRMDIERERGITIKSQAVRMPWELDGTSYALNMIDTPGHVDFTYEVSRSLAACEGAVLLVDAAQGIEAQTLANLYLAMENNLTIIPVLNKIDLPAAQPEKYAEELANLIGGDPDEVLRVSGKTGAGVEVLLDKIVRDLPAPVGDPNAPARAMIFDSVYDTYRGVVTYVRVVDGMLHPRERIQMMSTRATHELLEIGVSSPEPTPSKGLGVGEVGYLITGVKDVRQSKVGDTVTNLAKPASDSLPGYADAKPMVFSGLYPLDGTDYPVLRDALEKLMLNDAALVYEPETSAALGFGFRVGFLGLLHLEITRERLEREYKLDLISTAPNVEYEVTLEDKKVVHVTNPSEYPTGKVSEVREPMVAATILAPNEFVGAIMELCQSRRGVMGGMDYLSEDRVEIRYRLPLAEIVFDFFDILKSKTRGYGSLDWKADGDQVADLVKVDIMLQGEQVDAFSAITHRDKAYAYGVMMTGKLRELIPRQQFEVPIQAAIGSRIIARESIRAIRKDVLAKCYGGDITRKRKLLEKQKEGKKRMKMVGRVEVPQEAFIAALTTEESKDKAKK; encoded by the coding sequence GTGTCTCCCATGGCCCGCACCGCCCCGGTGCCTGCCGCAACAGATCCGGCCCTCATCCGGAACTTCTGCATCATTGCGCATATTGACCACGGCAAGTCCACGCTGGCCGACCGGATGCTCCAGTACACCGGCGTCGTGCAGTCACGCGACATGAAGGCCCAGTACCTGGACCGGATGGACATCGAGCGTGAACGCGGCATCACCATCAAGTCCCAGGCCGTCCGGATGCCGTGGGAACTCGACGGCACCAGCTACGCGCTGAACATGATCGACACCCCCGGCCACGTCGACTTCACCTACGAGGTGTCCCGGTCCCTGGCCGCCTGCGAAGGTGCCGTGCTGCTGGTGGACGCTGCCCAAGGCATCGAGGCCCAGACCCTCGCCAACCTCTACCTGGCGATGGAAAACAACCTCACTATTATCCCGGTCCTGAACAAGATCGACCTTCCGGCCGCGCAGCCGGAGAAGTACGCCGAAGAACTCGCCAACCTGATCGGCGGCGACCCGGACGAGGTGCTTCGTGTTTCCGGCAAGACCGGTGCCGGCGTCGAAGTCCTGCTGGACAAGATCGTCCGTGACCTCCCCGCGCCGGTCGGCGATCCGAACGCCCCCGCCCGGGCCATGATCTTCGACTCGGTCTACGACACCTACCGCGGCGTGGTCACCTACGTCCGCGTGGTCGACGGCATGCTGCACCCGCGCGAACGCATCCAGATGATGTCCACCCGTGCCACCCACGAACTCCTCGAAATCGGCGTCAGCTCCCCGGAGCCCACCCCGTCCAAGGGCCTGGGCGTCGGCGAGGTCGGCTACCTGATCACCGGCGTGAAGGACGTCCGCCAGTCCAAGGTCGGCGACACCGTCACCAACCTGGCCAAGCCGGCCAGCGACTCGCTCCCCGGCTACGCCGATGCCAAGCCGATGGTCTTTTCCGGGCTGTACCCGCTCGACGGCACGGACTACCCGGTGCTGCGCGATGCGCTGGAGAAGCTGATGCTCAACGACGCCGCCCTGGTCTACGAGCCGGAAACGTCGGCCGCGCTGGGCTTCGGCTTCCGCGTCGGTTTCCTGGGGCTGTTGCACCTGGAGATCACCCGCGAGCGGCTCGAACGCGAGTACAAACTGGACCTCATCTCCACCGCCCCGAACGTGGAGTACGAGGTGACGCTGGAGGACAAGAAGGTCGTCCACGTCACCAACCCCAGCGAATACCCCACCGGCAAGGTCTCCGAGGTGCGCGAGCCGATGGTGGCAGCGACCATCCTGGCCCCCAACGAATTCGTCGGCGCCATCATGGAGCTGTGCCAGAGCCGCCGCGGCGTGATGGGCGGCATGGACTACCTCTCCGAGGACCGGGTGGAAATCCGGTACCGCCTGCCGCTGGCCGAAATCGTCTTCGACTTCTTCGACATCCTCAAATCCAAGACCCGCGGCTACGGCTCGCTGGACTGGAAGGCCGACGGCGACCAGGTGGCCGACCTGGTCAAGGTGGACATCATGCTCCAGGGCGAACAGGTGGACGCCTTCAGCGCCATCACCCACCGCGACAAGGCCTACGCCTACGGTGTGATGATGACCGGCAAGCTGCGCGAGCTCATCCCGCGCCAGCAGTTCGAGGTGCCGATCCAGGCCGCGATCGGATCCCGGATCATTGCCCGCGAAAGCATCCGGGCGATCCGCAAGGACGTGCTGGCCAAGTGCTACGGCGGTGACATCACCCGAAAGCGCAAACTGCTGGAAAAGCAGAAGGAAGGCAAGAAGCGCATGAAGATGGTGGGCCGCGTCGAGGTCCCGCAGGAGGCGTTCATCGCCGCCCTGACCACGGAAGAGTCCAAGGACAAGGCCAAGAAGTAG
- a CDS encoding type II toxin-antitoxin system PemK/MazF family toxin has product MALNLRSLSNAVRGALRFLDRLGGGAPAETRRPGGKPGKTSERRTAGPSGGLTGGLTGTYPGDFRGKAKVQYSPAANGRPEPGEIVWTWVPFEEDHGKGKDRPVLLVGSHGRYLLGLMLTSKDHDGDDRRADDYVDIGTGPWDRQWRPSEARLDRILQINPADVRREGAILDAGRFRAISSALRSRHGWS; this is encoded by the coding sequence ATGGCCCTGAACCTCAGATCCCTCAGCAACGCCGTCCGCGGCGCCCTGCGTTTCCTCGACCGGCTCGGCGGCGGCGCTCCGGCCGAAACGCGGCGTCCCGGCGGCAAGCCGGGCAAAACGTCCGAGCGGCGGACAGCCGGCCCCTCCGGCGGTCTCACCGGCGGTCTCACCGGAACCTACCCGGGTGATTTCCGGGGCAAGGCCAAAGTGCAGTACAGCCCGGCCGCCAACGGCCGGCCCGAGCCCGGCGAGATCGTCTGGACCTGGGTCCCGTTCGAAGAGGACCACGGCAAGGGCAAGGACCGCCCGGTGCTGCTCGTGGGGAGCCATGGCCGCTACCTGCTCGGCCTGATGCTCACCAGCAAGGACCACGACGGCGACGACCGCCGCGCCGACGACTACGTCGATATCGGCACCGGCCCCTGGGACCGGCAGTGGCGTCCCAGCGAAGCGCGGCTGGACCGCATCCTGCAGATCAACCCCGCAGACGTGCGCCGGGAGGGTGCAATCCTCGACGCCGGACGGTTCCGGGCCATCTCCTCGGCGCTGCGCAGCCGGCACGGCTGGTCCTGA
- the rpsT gene encoding 30S ribosomal protein S20: MANIKSQKKRILTNEKARLRNNAVKSELKTAIRAVNTAVESTDKDAAAAALVTASRKLDKAVSKGVLHKNNAANRKSAISKKVNAL; the protein is encoded by the coding sequence GTGGCTAATATCAAGTCCCAGAAGAAGCGCATCCTGACCAACGAAAAGGCTCGCCTGCGCAACAACGCAGTCAAGTCCGAGCTGAAGACGGCCATCCGCGCCGTCAACACCGCCGTTGAGTCCACCGACAAGGATGCCGCTGCTGCTGCACTGGTTACTGCCAGCCGGAAGCTCGACAAGGCTGTCAGCAAGGGTGTTCTTCACAAGAACAACGCTGCAAACCGCAAGTCCGCGATCTCCAAGAAGGTCAACGCACTCTAA
- the holA gene encoding DNA polymerase III subunit delta, translating to MDRIRSQVRAAAPDVEVTRLNAGSYEPGALAMNVSPSLFGEQKLIEVEGLETMNDAFLADALKYLAQPEPDAVLVLRHGGGVRGKKLLDAIKAGGWPVVDCQPLKKDADKAAFVTTEFKAASRRIEQDAVHALVNAVGAQLAELAAACSQLIADATTAVDAEMVDRYYGGRVEATAFKVADAAMAGNAPLALSTLRHALDTGADPVPIVAALASKLRSLAKVAGAQGSSSQIAKQLGMQPWLVEQAQRDVRRWTPEGLVRSIQVTAEADAQVKGLSRDPVYAVEHAVTVIAGSVRR from the coding sequence ATGGACCGGATCCGCTCCCAGGTCCGGGCGGCCGCCCCCGACGTCGAAGTCACCAGGCTCAACGCCGGCAGCTACGAGCCCGGCGCCCTCGCCATGAACGTCAGTCCGTCCCTCTTCGGCGAACAGAAGCTGATCGAGGTGGAGGGCCTGGAAACAATGAATGACGCCTTCCTTGCCGACGCCCTGAAATACCTGGCCCAACCCGAACCCGACGCCGTGCTGGTGCTGCGCCACGGCGGGGGAGTGCGGGGCAAGAAACTCCTCGATGCGATCAAGGCGGGCGGCTGGCCGGTGGTTGACTGCCAGCCGCTGAAGAAGGACGCGGACAAGGCCGCTTTTGTCACGACCGAGTTCAAGGCGGCCTCCCGCCGGATCGAGCAGGACGCCGTGCACGCCCTGGTCAACGCCGTGGGTGCGCAGCTCGCCGAACTCGCGGCCGCGTGCAGCCAGTTGATCGCTGACGCCACCACGGCAGTGGATGCGGAAATGGTGGACCGCTACTACGGCGGCCGGGTGGAAGCCACGGCCTTCAAGGTCGCCGACGCCGCCATGGCCGGCAATGCACCGTTGGCGCTCTCCACCCTCCGGCACGCCCTCGATACCGGGGCGGATCCGGTACCGATCGTGGCGGCCCTTGCGTCGAAGCTGCGTTCCCTGGCCAAGGTCGCGGGAGCTCAGGGGTCGTCCTCGCAGATCGCCAAACAGCTGGGCATGCAGCCCTGGCTGGTGGAACAAGCCCAGCGTGACGTCAGGCGCTGGACGCCCGAAGGCCTCGTCCGGTCCATCCAGGTCACCGCCGAGGCGGACGCGCAGGTCAAGGGGCTGTCCCGGGACCCGGTCTACGCCGTCGAGCACGCGGTCACCGTGATTGCAGGCTCGGTCCGCCGCTGA